ttaaaatgtttaaatgtttttaaactcttcataattatatataacagcTCATGGTATAATGaaaagtaaataaaaataatattatatatatatatatatatatatattatatatattatatgtataatttgtATAACGCATATTTAAAAATCCATTTAATGATTCCAATGGGATATATAACATACACGTTatacatacaaataatattcttttttaattattattttaattttttaaggCCTTTTAACTcaacattaataatatatatatataaaataatatgtttataaatttattatatacaaaatatattattacaagtatattataatatatagagagaaactctttttatttaaaaacatattttaaaaaatttttgtaaataaatgcttctatatatttatttatatgtaatgtatatttttcttttcctttttaataagaaatatgatatatattatttaaggTATAGAAGATAATTAAACTAATAAAAGGTTTACagattattaatattatgaaaaaaaaaatatatatatatatatatatgtaatatattattccatATGGatgttagaaaaaaaaaaaaaaaaaattaatttacttataaaaaagtatgttaatatatgtattccataaaaatgtttgaatctccaaaatttatattgttaaggctttttctatattaattataagatacaaaaaaaaaaaaattatacatatatatatatatatatatatatatatatattaaagtgTATATAACCTTTTTATCTTTCGACttcttatttaattttttttaatggttGTTCAACagtttttcatattttgttTCGTCAATTATtccttttgtttttaatttattcaaaTGATGTTTGTAAAAGTATGAAGGCTTATAACTTCTTACAGTGAAATCTGGTGTGTGTGCTTTATAGGTAAAAGCGGCTCCTAAAAACAAACTCAAAAAactaaacaaaaaataaaataaaataataataataataataaatgaatacacaaatatgtatgtataaatacctatatatatatataatatatatatatatatatatatttgtatatgatTACACATGTACATCTATTTCATATACACCAAACacatatagatataaataaatatataaatatatacatatatatatatttatttatttttttgtttaccTATAACGCCTTAAAAATTTTACTCGATCTTTTGAAAAATTTGGGAAAGATTTAAAAATTACTTCAACTGGTATGAACACCATTTTTTCcagtataatattttaaaggcaatatattttctcagtatctaatatatatatattaataatgttaatgttttattttttttaatttgtacaAATTTTGTTCACAATTTCTTAtcacattttaaaaatgaaatattttcatttgtttttattatatttaataagaaggaaaaaaattagaaaaaatatgaatttttttttttttttttttttttcaccatATAAACGTGCACactacaaaaatatataatatataaatattttatatgtgaaGGGGGAAAAtatcattcttttttttttttttttttttttatttattttattttttttttcataattattttttcgtTCATTTCAAGTATTAAttatgtgtacatatatatatatatataatacaaaataaaaataaaataaaaattatacatacatatatataaatatatatatatatatatttatattatgtaaacatttttatcttGTATCGCTtttcaaaaagaaaaacgtaacaaataaatacaaaatacaaaaaaaaaaaaaaattagaagaaTATAGAaagtttttaatataaagtcatatatatatatatatatatatatatatatatataaatgaatataatataatgacaACCATATATGATCTATAGCAAATTTTAATGAACAACATTTCAacaaatatggaaaaaaaaagaaaaaagaaaaaaagaatgttCTACCAAGATAGTTTGGAagcataaatattatatatatatatatatttttttttttatttatatcatttacaAAGAATACATAACATTAggttattttttgaaaagaaaaatgtcaTACAGAGTTGTATTCACATAATTAAAATGTGTatcatatttcattattcttttaattatcatcataaattattatacaagAACATAcaacttttttatattaatatgtatatatatttttttttttttcattttgtccTTAATTGGTCAGGTTATTTtaagttttattatatatatttgtatatatatatttttttttttttttttttttttttttttttttttggctaGTTAGTtcatgttatataaaatttaattgaTTACATTTTGGTGTTTATTTGAAAGGTCATCATTGGTGATGCTTTCTTcttgtttttcatttttctcatCGTTTTTATTAGTGtctatatttttgttatgttcctcatttttaatagtttcgtcatttttaattatctcgtcacttttaataatttcttcaCTTTTAATTATCTcgtcatttttaataatctCATCATTTTTAACGATTTCATCACTTTTAATTAGCTCgtcatttttaattatgtctttattttttataatctcatcatttttaactatttcatcattttttataatctcatcatttttaacgatttcatcatttttaattatctCATCATTTTTAACAGTTTCGTCACTTTTAACAGTTTCGTCACTTTTAACGATTTCTTCACTTTTAATTATGTCCTCACTTTTCAGAATATccccattattattatcattattattatcattattattattattattctgaTTTGTTTTGGATGTTTTGTTCATAATTGAATTATCAAGAACATCAATTCTGTTGTTTAATTCATCATAATACTTTCTGTTAGATTCCATTTTTTCTAATATGGATAAATAATTTCGCTTGACAAGCTCGtttgaaatttttattttttcatttatatcatttattagtTGCACATATCGAACAATGGTAAAAGAAATTGTGCTTAAGGCATATCTTATTTCAGCTATTTCTTTGCTGAATATAGGATTCATTGTGCGTCTTGGATTGTTCTCTAGATAATGTACTTTGTTGTTTATATcgtctattttatttttcaaaactctataaaaggaaaaataaaacatatatatatataaacatgatATTCGTTGTAcgataatatgatatataatataatatattatattttttttttttatacttgaAGTAGTATGAGGGTAACAAGGGGgtgaatttatatattttggaaGAGGCTTCATTATTTCTCAAACCtccaaaaatgaaaaagtaaCCACTATCGTCAACTTGAATTATATTTCCATAAAAGTGGTGGGTCACAAGGAGCATTCCGTATACGTTTAAGCATGACCACGTGTTTAAATTGATATCATAGGcatatatatcttaaaaaatatataaaataaaataaataaataaaaataaatatatatatatatatatatatatatatatgtatgtatgtatatatgtgtgttcatatttatttagttATATGGGTACATCCATAttttatgttcatatatttccCTTACCCAAGAGGTTTGACTTTTGATACCAGGATAAGTTATAACCCCCACATAATAAAAACCATCTATCGTTTAGTACGGTAGAGCTATGCCtatgaaaagaaattatacaaattatgataatatattatacatatgctcatttctatttattatggttttttttttttttttttttttttttttttttttttgttcttaccCATATCTTTCGATGGGAATTTTTCCTATGGAATTTTGGATTTGAGTCCATTTTCCattatttaatgaataaCACCAAAAAATATCTTGCACACATTTATTTTGATCATTTATACCTCCAAAAATATAGACGTTTATATCGTTCCCTTGGTTTGCTAGACAAAGTGAACATGAATGAAAAAATCTACCACTTGGTTTCCTACTACcatgattataatattcatctTTGCTCATAATTTTTACCCATTTCTTTTCCTCTTCAAAATAACCCCATATATCGCTATTAACCTTTGAATTACCCATATTAcctacacaaaaaaaaaaaaaaaaaaaaaaaatatatacatatatatatatatatatatatataataatttatttcattatatacatatatatgtgtatatttttttttttttttttttttttttttttgattacctccatgtataaatataatatttttatatttaaaactgACATGACCAAAAACTGGTGGGGGAGAGAATTTTACCTTGATATGCTCCCATGTTTTATCCTTTATACAATACATATAAGTGTCATTGGTAATATATGACCCTCTTTTACCTCCGTAAAGAAATAAAcaatcttcttttttttcagtggagtaaattaaatttaattttgcAAAATAGCGTGGTTTGGGAGGATTCTTTTCATCcagttttttaaaaagattattcgctagaaaaataaataaataaataaatatatatatatatatatatatattttatatattatttattttattacatagGTTAAACTCTATTAATTTGGtattatatgatttaatATCCTGATTCCCcccataaatataaattatatgctTATCTATAAGACATGAATGACCAAAACGAACATTAAATATGTCGCCTTGATGTATTATTTCGGATTTACAATAAAAAGGTAATAATTCTGAACAAAAAGATATAGAATCCAAATTTTCATTAGATGTTTGATTTAATGGATCtgtactactactactaaggGTCTTTGAAACGATCTTATATAAATTCTCACCAAATATTACTGTTTCATGTGTCAGCTTGGATAAATAAgaatcttctttttttaaaagtaaaaatttgTTAgttgtcatttttttttttttttttttttttttaatattttttatattctctctctcaaatatatataatatatatattatatatattatatatatctatatatatttttatattattattattttattatatatataaatatatataagaaataaaaccTGATTATAAACCTGTAACCATTTTTTGTACAAGTTTGTTAAAttggatatattatatgaagaaaaaaaaattaaatattagaGAGAACAACAAACCCAAAAATGAaaggaaaaaggaaaaaagaaaaaggaaaaaagaaaaacaaataaataacaaaaccGAAAAATGACATTAAAcctgtatatattatatattatatatatatatatatatatatatttcatatatttattttttttcttttaatatagatatatatacatgtgtgCACCATGCAACTTGTTTTTTTgaactaatttttttttttttttttctctatcTTTTTAAACCTAATATTTTTAgaagcaataataataaaaatatatatatatgttaatatttatagaatccccttttttttcttttttcatttttttaatgttaattcattttataagaatatttaaattttttttttttttttttttttcctttggTTGTTACAATTACAACTTCagtagaattaaaaaaaacatttctCAACACaattcatatttaaaatgaaaaatataaataaataaataaataaaataaaataaaggatataaaaaaatatatgagaaAAGTttctgtattttttttattattattattgatgAAAAagatttgtatatttttatttcaacgtaaaaaataaaataaaataaaataataataataacaaaaaaataaaaatgtaaacaaaataataattgatagattaaaaaataaaaatataaaaatataaaa
This Plasmodium falciparum 3D7 genome assembly, chromosome: 11 DNA region includes the following protein-coding sequences:
- a CDS encoding kelch domain-containing protein, putative, coding for MTTNKFLLLKKEDSYLSKLTHETVIFGENLYKIVSKTLSSSSTDPLNQTSNENLDSISFCSELLPFYCKSEIIHQGDIFNVRFGHSCLIDKHIIYIYGGNQDIKSYNTKLIEFNLSNNLFKKLDEKNPPKPRYFAKLNLIYSTEKKEDCLFLYGGKRGSYITNDTYMYCIKDKTWEHIKVKFSPPPVFGHVSFKYKNIIFIHGGNMGNSKVNSDIWGYFEEEKKWVKIMSKDEYYNHGSRKPSGRFFHSCSLCLANQGNDINVYIFGGINDQNKCVQDIFWCYSLNNGKWTQIQNSIGKIPIERYGHSSTVLNDRWFLLCGGYNLSWYQKSNLLDIYAYDINLNTWSCLNVYGMLLVTHHFYGNIIQVDDSGYFFIFGGLRNNEASSKIYKFTPLLPSYYFKVLKNKIDDINNKVHYLENNPRRTMNPIFSKEIAEIRYALSTISFTIVRYVQLINDINEKIKISNELVKRNYLSILEKMESNRKYYDELNNRIDVLDNSIMNKTSKTNQNNNNNNDNNNDNNNGDILKSEDIIKSEEIVKSDETVKSDETVKNDEIIKNDEIVKNDEIIKNDEIVKNDEIIKNKDIIKNDELIKSDEIVKNDEIIKNDEIIKSEEIIKSDEIIKNDETIKNEEHNKNIDTNKNDEKNEKQEESITNDDLSNKHQNVIN